A window of Halobellus sp. LT62 contains these coding sequences:
- a CDS encoding HalOD1 output domain-containing protein produces MQSEHPSATLVEAVAAATGQAMTDLPPLHRSIDPDALDALLTRGQSSSVTVSFRYADTDVSMNENGSIEIQVDGTFREGDDE; encoded by the coding sequence ATGCAGTCGGAGCACCCTAGCGCAACTCTCGTCGAAGCAGTTGCTGCCGCTACTGGTCAAGCGATGACTGACCTCCCACCACTCCACCGGAGCATCGACCCTGATGCGCTCGATGCATTGCTCACCCGGGGACAGTCGTCGTCGGTAACAGTCTCGTTCAGGTACGCCGACACCGACGTCTCGATGAACGAGAACGGCAGCATCGAAATCCAAGTCGATGGAACGTTCCGCGAGGGAGACGACGAGTAG
- a CDS encoding DUF7344 domain-containing protein has protein sequence MSDLQQQISTETALELLTNQQRRQILRRIADTPDGATIDQLVKQLGAANSIHPDGNGSFEHRGIELHHVHLPMLQDANVVDYDASQGTVHRGREFQGVLSLLEVIDAHRKETSTTFS, from the coding sequence ATGAGCGACTTACAACAGCAGATATCGACCGAGACAGCACTAGAGTTGCTGACCAATCAGCAGCGACGGCAGATCCTTCGCCGGATAGCTGACACACCCGACGGGGCGACTATCGACCAGCTTGTGAAACAGCTAGGAGCGGCGAACTCGATTCACCCAGACGGAAACGGATCCTTCGAACATCGAGGTATCGAGCTTCACCACGTTCACCTGCCGATGTTACAGGACGCGAACGTGGTTGATTACGACGCCAGTCAGGGCACTGTCCATCGCGGCCGAGAGTTCCAAGGCGTGCTCTCTCTGCTCGAAGTGATTGACGCCCACCGAAAAGAGACGTCAACGACGTTTTCCTAA
- a CDS encoding helix-turn-helix domain-containing protein has translation MARESSARESADLRTVLDALDDADARAIIRALEEPQTASELSERTDIPLSTTYRKLDLLTEAELLEEGTEIRSDGHHTTTYAVAFEEVRIAITESRELDVQIAHVDKGPEERLADIWTAVREET, from the coding sequence ATGGCGCGCGAGTCGTCCGCGAGAGAGTCAGCGGACCTGCGGACCGTCCTCGACGCACTCGACGACGCAGACGCGAGAGCCATCATCAGAGCGCTCGAAGAGCCGCAAACGGCGAGCGAACTCTCAGAGCGCACTGACATACCGCTCTCGACGACGTATCGGAAACTGGATCTCCTGACCGAGGCGGAACTCCTCGAAGAGGGAACGGAGATCAGGTCGGACGGACACCACACGACGACGTACGCCGTCGCCTTCGAGGAGGTTCGCATCGCGATCACGGAGTCTCGCGAACTCGACGTACAGATCGCCCACGTCGACAAGGGGCCCGAAGAGCGACTCGCAGACATCTGGACCGCCGTACGGGAGGAAACATAA
- a CDS encoding DUF7521 family protein, protein MPHDTATTSIATGIIVVKTGILILGGLITYFSWKAYRKTGTGALRALALGFGIITLGALLGGTLDFILGVDLATGILIDAILTFVGFAVITYSLYAD, encoded by the coding sequence ATGCCACACGATACCGCAACGACCAGCATCGCAACGGGAATCATCGTGGTGAAGACCGGGATTCTCATCCTCGGAGGGCTCATCACGTACTTCTCTTGGAAGGCCTACCGGAAGACCGGCACGGGAGCGCTCCGCGCGCTCGCACTCGGATTCGGCATCATCACGCTCGGCGCGCTTCTCGGAGGGACGCTGGATTTCATCCTCGGCGTCGACCTCGCGACCGGCATCCTCATCGACGCGATCTTGACGTTCGTCGGCTTCGCGGTCATCACGTACTCGTTGTACGCCGACTGA
- a CDS encoding ribose 1,5-bisphosphate isomerase gives MNRSEDDVDVAEAVHRTAEDIGSMEIRGAATIAAAAAKALGEQAAASEAESPEEFRAELRAAARVLYDTRPTAVSLPNALRYVFRDVEGETVERLRASVRASVSEFCRRLDTAQKDLGRVGANRLRDGDTLLTHCHSTDVLACVETAVEQGKSLSAYVKETRPRNQGHITAEALTELGVDVTLIVDSAARRYLNEVDHVLVGADSIAADGSVINKIGTSGLAVNARDRGTPIVCAAQTIKLHPDTLTGQTVDIEMRDEREVISESEEREIGEITVLNPAFDVTPPRYVDAIVTERGQFPPESIVTLMRELFGESTSEPWTET, from the coding sequence ATGAACCGTTCCGAGGACGACGTCGACGTGGCGGAGGCCGTCCACCGAACCGCCGAGGACATCGGATCGATGGAGATCCGAGGTGCGGCGACCATCGCCGCCGCCGCGGCGAAGGCTCTCGGCGAGCAGGCGGCCGCGAGCGAGGCGGAGTCCCCCGAAGAGTTCCGGGCCGAGCTCCGGGCGGCCGCGCGCGTGCTCTACGACACCCGGCCGACGGCGGTGAGTCTCCCGAACGCGCTCCGGTACGTCTTTCGCGACGTCGAGGGCGAAACCGTCGAACGCCTGCGCGCGAGCGTCCGCGCCAGCGTCTCGGAGTTCTGTCGACGACTCGATACCGCGCAGAAAGATCTCGGGCGAGTGGGGGCGAACAGACTCCGCGACGGCGACACGCTCTTGACGCACTGTCACTCGACGGACGTGCTCGCCTGCGTCGAGACCGCCGTCGAGCAGGGGAAGTCGCTGTCGGCGTACGTCAAGGAGACGCGGCCGCGGAATCAGGGCCACATCACTGCGGAGGCGCTGACGGAGTTGGGCGTCGACGTGACGCTCATCGTCGATTCCGCGGCGCGCCGGTACCTCAACGAGGTCGATCACGTCCTCGTCGGTGCCGACAGCATCGCCGCCGACGGATCGGTGATCAACAAGATCGGCACGAGCGGGCTCGCGGTCAACGCCCGCGATCGGGGCACGCCGATCGTCTGCGCGGCCCAGACGATCAAACTCCACCCCGACACCCTGACGGGGCAGACCGTGGACATCGAGATGCGCGACGAGCGGGAGGTCATAAGCGAGTCAGAGGAGCGCGAGATCGGCGAGATCACCGTATTGAACCCCGCCTTCGACGTGACGCCGCCGCGCTACGTCGACGCCATCGTGACCGAGCGCGGGCAGTTCCCGCCGGAGAGCATCGTCACGCTGATGCGCGAACTGTTCGGCGAGAGCACGTCGGAGCCGTGGACTGAAACCTGA
- a CDS encoding DEAD/DEAH box helicase produces MHVSDLPVSAAVREHYRDSGIEELYPPQAAAVDAGIAEGENVVAAIPTASGKTLIAELAMLTADGPALYAVPLRALAREKYESFAELPGVSVGISTGDFDSPAEELGDEDVVVATAEKVDSAIRNGASWVEDLACVVVDEVHLLGQERRGPTLEVTLATLQRRAPGVQIVALSATVDNPEDIASWLDAGLVESTWRPVTLRTGVYDGDDVEFDDGSALDVNVDSGATDDGAEAGGANGDRDTEATADLVADAIAAGGQCLAFVRSRSEAESLAARLAAEDLAVDESAAADLATGIRDVDGTSTGRRLAAAVESGVAFHHAGLVSEHRALVERGFRERELGVLCATPTLAAGVNVPARRVVIRDLERYTGEEMSPLPVLEVHQMCGRAGRPHLDPYGEAVLIGEERTADDLWERYVEAGPEAVESQLTEREALRTHVLSVVASGFADSTAGVLDLLDATFFAHQSPDVDLSGLLGSVVDELGAMELLEVGDDEAEGVSRDGSTALAATALGETVSRQYVRPETGARLIEGIRTIETMTEETVTPLTALGVVCATPDMRGTYLGNRERADIYRYASRHAAEFTTAPDAAEDFEAWLCAVKLARLVFEWGEGATIEDLVDRFRVGPGDVESHVERAAWLLGAGDALAGTLDSEVTVFEAVRQRLAESLGEDDVERRRPR; encoded by the coding sequence GTGCACGTCAGCGACCTCCCCGTCTCCGCGGCCGTCCGCGAGCACTACCGCGATTCGGGGATCGAGGAGCTTTACCCGCCGCAGGCCGCGGCCGTCGACGCCGGGATCGCCGAGGGCGAGAACGTCGTCGCCGCGATCCCGACGGCGTCGGGCAAGACGCTGATCGCCGAACTGGCGATGCTGACGGCCGACGGACCCGCGCTGTACGCCGTTCCCCTGCGCGCGCTCGCTCGCGAGAAGTACGAGTCGTTCGCGGAACTGCCCGGTGTCAGCGTCGGCATCTCGACGGGCGATTTCGACTCGCCCGCCGAGGAACTCGGTGACGAGGACGTCGTCGTCGCCACGGCGGAGAAGGTCGACTCCGCGATCAGGAACGGCGCGTCGTGGGTCGAAGACCTCGCCTGCGTCGTCGTCGACGAGGTCCACCTACTCGGACAGGAGCGGCGCGGCCCGACGCTCGAAGTCACGCTCGCGACGCTGCAGCGGCGCGCGCCCGGCGTACAGATCGTCGCGCTCTCGGCGACCGTCGACAACCCCGAGGACATCGCGTCGTGGCTGGACGCCGGACTCGTCGAGTCGACGTGGCGGCCGGTCACCCTCCGGACGGGCGTCTACGACGGCGACGACGTCGAGTTCGACGACGGGTCGGCGCTCGACGTGAACGTCGATAGCGGCGCGACCGACGACGGGGCAGAAGCCGGCGGAGCGAACGGCGATCGGGACACCGAGGCGACGGCAGATCTCGTCGCCGACGCGATCGCCGCGGGCGGGCAGTGCCTCGCGTTCGTTCGCTCGCGGAGCGAGGCGGAGTCGTTGGCAGCGCGGCTCGCCGCGGAGGACTTGGCCGTCGACGAGTCGGCCGCGGCGGATCTCGCGACGGGGATACGCGACGTCGACGGCACCTCGACCGGACGTCGGCTGGCGGCGGCGGTCGAGTCGGGCGTCGCGTTCCACCACGCCGGCCTCGTGAGCGAACACCGCGCGCTCGTCGAGCGCGGGTTCCGCGAGCGCGAACTGGGCGTGCTGTGTGCGACGCCGACGCTGGCAGCAGGCGTCAACGTCCCCGCGCGCCGCGTCGTGATCAGAGACCTCGAACGGTACACTGGCGAGGAGATGTCGCCGCTGCCGGTGCTGGAAGTTCATCAGATGTGCGGGCGCGCGGGCCGTCCGCACCTCGACCCCTACGGCGAGGCCGTCCTGATCGGCGAGGAACGTACGGCGGACGACCTGTGGGAGCGGTACGTCGAGGCCGGCCCCGAGGCGGTCGAGTCGCAACTGACCGAGCGGGAGGCGCTCCGCACGCACGTCCTCTCTGTCGTCGCCTCCGGCTTCGCCGACTCGACGGCGGGCGTGCTCGACCTGTTGGACGCGACGTTCTTCGCCCACCAGTCGCCCGATGTCGACCTCTCGGGGCTGCTCGGGAGCGTCGTCGACGAGTTGGGCGCGATGGAGTTGCTGGAGGTCGGCGACGACGAGGCGGAAGGGGTGTCGCGGGACGGCTCGACCGCACTCGCTGCGACGGCTCTCGGCGAGACCGTTTCCCGGCAGTACGTCCGCCCCGAGACGGGCGCGCGGCTCATCGAGGGAATCAGAACGATCGAGACGATGACCGAGGAGACCGTCACGCCGCTCACGGCCCTCGGGGTCGTCTGCGCGACGCCGGATATGCGCGGGACGTACCTCGGCAACCGCGAACGCGCCGACATCTACCGGTACGCCTCCCGGCACGCCGCGGAGTTCACGACCGCGCCCGACGCGGCGGAGGACTTCGAGGCGTGGCTCTGCGCGGTCAAACTCGCGCGTCTCGTCTTCGAGTGGGGTGAGGGCGCGACGATCGAGGACCTCGTCGACCGGTTCCGCGTCGGCCCCGGCGACGTCGAATCGCACGTCGAGCGCGCGGCGTGGCTCCTCGGCGCGGGCGACGCGCTCGCGGGGACGCTCGACTCGGAGGTGACCGTGTTCGAGGCGGTTCGACAGCGACTCGCCGAATCGCTGGGCGAGGACGACGTCGAACGGAGACGGCCGCGGTGA
- a CDS encoding NRAMP family divalent metal transporter, with protein sequence MNVDRFRGYAGEMGPSWVAGAIAAGPATMATLITAGAGYGYDLLWVVLLSAAAGTLAQYLAMRLGLLTERGIVGVVEDHLGEWWAWLLVVDVVVAAGVAQLVIMNTLASVSATMTGLDPRVWGLTWAVVLAVGLAGRGYGVLETAAKVLVAGVVVAFVASLFVVPVDPGAAAGGLVPTLPGGTALVAAGILGGAVHVTLITMHSYTMRARGWGDEEYGLATFDVGASMLVAFGVYSVAIFLVAASVLTDPDLSTVAAAEALGPLAGDGAKWLFLLGLGGASVSTLGGNTIVPPFVVADKLGWETSVEDARYRALLAAVSLLSAFGAVIGGEVLGQLVLVLALGTVGTPFAIALVVYLLNSSAVSRPTATPTNAAGLALLLVSGTLAANFVREQLARGVTLLSGAVLAFAVLLALAVVGLFAKYVRRRVVGGSTVPEWAD encoded by the coding sequence ATGAACGTCGACAGGTTCCGCGGGTACGCCGGCGAGATGGGGCCCTCGTGGGTCGCGGGTGCCATCGCGGCCGGACCGGCGACGATGGCGACGCTGATCACCGCCGGGGCGGGCTACGGGTACGACCTGCTGTGGGTCGTGCTCCTGTCGGCCGCCGCCGGCACGCTCGCGCAGTATCTGGCGATGCGTCTCGGCCTGCTCACTGAGCGGGGCATCGTCGGCGTGGTCGAAGACCACCTCGGCGAGTGGTGGGCGTGGCTGCTCGTCGTCGACGTCGTCGTCGCCGCCGGCGTCGCACAGCTCGTGATAATGAACACGCTCGCGAGCGTCTCCGCGACGATGACCGGTCTCGACCCCCGCGTCTGGGGGCTCACGTGGGCGGTCGTGCTCGCGGTCGGCCTCGCCGGACGGGGTTACGGCGTCCTCGAGACCGCGGCGAAAGTTCTCGTCGCGGGCGTCGTGGTCGCCTTCGTCGCGTCGCTGTTCGTCGTCCCCGTCGATCCGGGGGCAGCGGCCGGGGGGCTCGTTCCGACGCTTCCCGGCGGGACCGCGCTGGTCGCCGCGGGCATCCTCGGCGGGGCAGTTCACGTCACCCTCATAACGATGCACTCCTACACTATGCGCGCGCGGGGGTGGGGCGACGAGGAGTACGGGCTCGCGACGTTCGACGTCGGCGCGTCGATGCTCGTCGCCTTCGGCGTCTACAGCGTCGCCATCTTTCTCGTCGCCGCGAGCGTGCTCACCGATCCGGACCTCAGCACCGTCGCCGCCGCGGAGGCGCTCGGGCCGCTCGCAGGCGACGGCGCGAAGTGGCTCTTCCTGCTCGGACTCGGCGGCGCTTCGGTCTCGACGCTCGGCGGCAACACCATCGTCCCGCCGTTCGTCGTCGCGGACAAACTCGGCTGGGAAACGTCGGTCGAGGACGCGCGCTATCGGGCGCTGCTCGCCGCGGTCTCGCTCCTGTCCGCGTTCGGGGCCGTAATCGGCGGGGAGGTCCTCGGCCAGCTCGTGCTCGTGCTCGCGCTTGGCACGGTCGGGACGCCGTTCGCCATCGCGCTCGTCGTCTACCTCCTCAACTCCTCGGCGGTGTCGCGGCCGACCGCGACGCCCACCAACGCGGCCGGCCTCGCGCTCCTATTGGTTTCGGGAACGCTCGCGGCCAACTTCGTCAGGGAACAGCTAGCCCGCGGCGTCACTCTCCTCTCGGGTGCCGTCCTCGCGTTCGCCGTCCTCTTGGCTCTCGCCGTCGTCGGGCTGTTCGCGAAGTACGTCCGCCGTCGGGTGGTCGGTGGATCGACGGTCCCGGAGTGGGCTGATTGA
- the tenA gene encoding thiaminase II: MGFSDHLVDAGEDLWDAQLHHPFVRELADGSLDESAFRVWLEQDYRYLLDYARTFATLGTKAADEPTMAHCFEVANAIVDEEMDLHRSFAADYGLTADDLAAVEKSPTCEAYTNFLLRTAQQRPFPVGAAAIYPCGQGYLDVADHMADLADGEHRYTPFIEKYTSDAFRESVAWMGELVDRSAEAHPSLRDDMKAAFRRSAELEYAFWEMAHTEEEWPSERASAEVV, encoded by the coding sequence ATGGGTTTCAGCGACCACCTCGTCGACGCCGGGGAAGACCTCTGGGACGCGCAGTTGCACCACCCGTTCGTCCGCGAACTAGCTGACGGCAGCCTCGACGAGTCGGCGTTCCGAGTGTGGCTCGAACAGGACTACCGCTACCTGCTCGATTACGCGCGGACGTTCGCGACGCTCGGGACGAAGGCGGCCGACGAGCCGACGATGGCCCACTGCTTCGAGGTGGCCAACGCCATCGTCGACGAGGAGATGGATCTCCACCGGTCGTTCGCCGCGGACTACGGTCTCACCGCGGACGACTTGGCCGCCGTCGAGAAGTCGCCCACGTGTGAAGCCTATACCAACTTCCTCCTCCGAACGGCTCAACAGCGCCCGTTCCCGGTGGGAGCGGCCGCGATCTACCCCTGCGGCCAAGGATACCTCGACGTCGCCGATCACATGGCCGATCTCGCGGACGGCGAACACCGCTACACGCCGTTCATCGAGAAGTACACGAGCGACGCCTTCCGCGAATCGGTCGCGTGGATGGGCGAGTTGGTCGACCGCTCTGCCGAGGCCCACCCGTCGCTTCGCGACGATATGAAGGCGGCCTTCCGTCGGAGCGCCGAACTGGAATACGCCTTCTGGGAGATGGCCCACACCGAAGAGGAATGGCCCAGCGAGCGCGCGAGCGCGGAGGTGGTGTGA
- the thiD gene encoding bifunctional hydroxymethylpyrimidine kinase/phosphomethylpyrimidine kinase, with translation MTAPPIALTVAGSDSGGGAGVQADLKTMEALGVFGTSAVTSVTAQNTRGVDAIGDVDADVVEAQIRAVTEDFDVGAAKTGMLSSASIVETVSDCLAECDFPLVVDPVMVAQSGDRLLAAEAEETLRDQLLPRATLVTPNLPEAEVLTGREITDEREMRAAAESIVDAGPAAALVTGGHLDDDELVDVLHTDDETRTYRKRPQDTENTHGSGCTLSSAVAAGLAAGDDLPRAVDRAEAIIDRAIRYGLDVGDGAGPVHHSVAIRNDAARHDAVEGVREVVRALREHDASALVPEVGLNVAVATPYATGADEVAAVEGRLHRTADGMTPTGDVRLGASSHVARLLLAVRSYDPSVAAAANVRLDDAVAAAVDERLDAVEVDRTAEPDADPTEGRDGGTMAWTVERAMTDREAVPDGIYDRGAVGKEAMCRLFADSAAELRNELLRVNAAVVAAE, from the coding sequence GTGACGGCTCCCCCGATCGCCCTGACGGTCGCGGGCTCCGACAGCGGCGGCGGTGCCGGCGTCCAAGCGGACCTCAAGACGATGGAGGCGCTGGGCGTCTTCGGCACCAGCGCCGTGACCAGCGTCACCGCGCAGAACACGCGAGGGGTCGACGCGATCGGCGACGTCGACGCGGACGTCGTCGAAGCCCAGATCCGAGCCGTCACAGAGGACTTCGACGTCGGTGCCGCGAAGACGGGAATGCTCAGTTCCGCTTCGATCGTCGAGACGGTGTCAGACTGCCTCGCCGAGTGCGACTTCCCGCTGGTGGTCGACCCCGTGATGGTCGCCCAGAGCGGCGACCGACTCCTCGCGGCGGAGGCAGAGGAGACGCTCCGAGATCAACTGCTCCCCCGGGCGACGCTCGTCACGCCGAACCTCCCCGAAGCGGAAGTCCTCACAGGGAGAGAAATCACGGACGAGCGCGAGATGCGGGCGGCCGCCGAGTCCATCGTCGATGCGGGGCCCGCGGCGGCCCTCGTGACCGGGGGGCACCTCGACGACGACGAACTCGTGGACGTCCTCCACACCGACGACGAGACGCGAACGTATCGGAAGCGCCCTCAGGACACCGAGAACACCCACGGCAGCGGCTGTACCCTCTCGTCGGCCGTTGCCGCCGGTCTCGCTGCCGGCGACGACCTGCCGAGGGCCGTCGACCGCGCGGAGGCGATCATCGACCGGGCGATTCGCTACGGCCTCGACGTCGGCGACGGTGCCGGCCCCGTTCATCACTCCGTGGCGATCCGCAACGACGCCGCCCGGCACGACGCGGTCGAGGGCGTTCGCGAGGTGGTCAGAGCGCTCCGGGAACACGACGCGTCCGCGCTCGTTCCCGAGGTCGGACTGAACGTCGCCGTGGCGACGCCGTACGCGACGGGAGCCGACGAGGTGGCCGCCGTGGAGGGCCGACTCCACCGGACCGCCGACGGGATGACGCCGACCGGCGACGTTCGGCTCGGGGCGTCGAGCCACGTCGCGCGGCTCCTGCTCGCGGTTCGCTCGTACGATCCGAGCGTCGCCGCGGCGGCGAACGTCCGCCTCGACGACGCCGTCGCCGCCGCCGTCGACGAGCGGTTGGACGCCGTCGAGGTGGACCGCACAGCCGAACCCGACGCCGATCCGACCGAGGGACGGGACGGCGGGACGATGGCGTGGACGGTCGAGCGCGCGATGACCGACCGCGAGGCGGTCCCCG